A genomic region of Anaerolineales bacterium contains the following coding sequences:
- a CDS encoding sugar transferase, translated as MAQLRSKDSTSLRLGLSERRVLLAFGDLFMAAIALAAALYFWVIGIGSLNTLEVIEFLQERPPDWFYFLPLIWVLLLFETYDPHRASSWQHTRNSLLIAAALGMSIYVIYYFAADPGTLPRRAIAIFAGTALLLTTLWRLLYIRIFTSLQFARRAVVVGAGRAGEALLRVIGEMRPAPYQIVALLDDDPDKKGSTISGHEVMGGSELLSGLIEEQGVTDILVAISGQMRENTFHALLDAQEGSAEIMRMPTAYEELLGRVPINYLEADWMVRSFVDDTRVNRFYQLGKRLFDIVGGLVGVAILIVLTPIVAVLTLIDTGWPLIFSQTRAGKGGKPYRIIKFRTMRVDAEKDGNPQLAKEDDDRTTRLGKILRKTRIDEWPQFINVLRGDMSLVGPRPERPELMEHFERRIPFYRARLLERPGITGWAQVNYGYAATIEEMSIKLEYDLYYIKHRGPILDLIIILRTLATVFGFRGR; from the coding sequence ATGGCACAACTGCGATCTAAAGACTCCACCAGCCTGCGCCTAGGCCTTAGCGAACGCCGTGTACTGCTGGCCTTTGGCGATCTGTTCATGGCCGCCATCGCGCTGGCCGCCGCCCTGTATTTCTGGGTCATTGGCATTGGTTCGCTCAACACACTGGAAGTGATTGAATTCCTGCAAGAGCGCCCGCCTGACTGGTTCTATTTCCTGCCCCTCATCTGGGTGCTGCTACTCTTCGAAACCTACGACCCCCACCGTGCCTCCAGCTGGCAGCACACCCGCAACAGCTTGCTGATTGCGGCAGCGCTGGGCATGAGCATCTACGTCATTTATTACTTTGCGGCCGACCCGGGCACCTTGCCGCGCCGTGCCATCGCTATTTTCGCCGGCACGGCGTTGCTGCTCACCACCCTGTGGCGCCTGCTCTACATTCGCATCTTTACCTCATTGCAGTTTGCGCGCCGTGCCGTGGTGGTAGGCGCCGGACGCGCCGGTGAGGCGCTGCTGCGCGTCATCGGCGAAATGCGCCCCGCCCCCTACCAGATCGTTGCCCTGCTGGACGACGACCCTGACAAAAAGGGCAGCACGATCAGCGGGCACGAGGTCATGGGCGGCAGCGAGCTGCTCTCAGGCTTGATCGAAGAACAGGGCGTCACTGACATCCTGGTAGCGATCTCCGGCCAGATGCGTGAGAACACCTTCCACGCCCTGCTGGACGCACAAGAAGGCAGCGCTGAGATCATGCGTATGCCCACCGCATACGAAGAGCTGCTGGGCCGCGTGCCCATCAACTATCTGGAAGCAGATTGGATGGTGCGCTCCTTTGTGGATGACACCCGCGTCAATCGCTTCTACCAGTTGGGCAAACGCTTGTTTGATATTGTGGGCGGCCTGGTGGGCGTGGCGATCCTGATCGTGCTCACGCCGATCGTTGCCGTACTCACCCTGATCGACACTGGCTGGCCGCTGATCTTCTCACAGACGCGCGCCGGCAAAGGCGGCAAGCCTTATCGCATCATCAAGTTCCGCACCATGCGCGTGGACGCTGAGAAGGATGGCAACCCGCAACTGGCCAAAGAAGATGATGACCGCACCACGCGCCTGGGCAAGATCCTGCGCAAGACGCGTATCGACGAATGGCCGCAGTTCATCAACGTACTGCGCGGCGACATGAGCCTGGTTGGCCCGCGCCCAGAGCGCCCCGAGCTGATGGAGCACTTCGAGCGCCGCATTCCGTTCTACCGTGCGCGTTTGCTCGAACGCCCTGGCATCACCGGCTGGGCGCAGGTGAACTATGGTTATGCCGCCACCATTGAAGAGATGAGCATTAAGCTGGAGTACGACCTGTACTACATCAAGCATCGCGGCCCCATCCTCGATCTGATCATTATTTTGCGCACCCTGGCCACCGTCTTCGGCTTCCGGGGGCGCTAA
- a CDS encoding polyphosphate polymerase domain-containing protein: protein MTNTLSHTLRRFNRFELKYLVSLPQAEAFKAALRRYLHSDEHSAGRYDLGSLYYDSPDLRCYWEKVDGLRFRRKLRIRHYALGAPLRAQTPVFVEIKQRLDRVTQKRRIQLPFETALRLCNQRELPATMADEDRPFLEEVYAYLWEYNLRPVSIVRYQRQAFIGAAYDLGLRVTFDTQLKYQVHPLRLEDAAGLPLISPDRCVMEIKVNERLPYWLAEMIASHNLKTVRVSKYCRSIDLAQASLPAFTQLSLIAPERV from the coding sequence ATGACCAATACCCTCAGCCATACCCTACGCCGGTTTAATCGTTTTGAGCTCAAGTATTTAGTGAGCTTGCCGCAAGCGGAGGCCTTTAAAGCGGCCTTGCGCCGCTACCTGCACAGTGATGAGCACAGCGCCGGCCGCTACGACTTGGGCAGCCTGTACTACGACTCGCCGGATCTACGCTGCTATTGGGAGAAGGTGGATGGTTTGCGTTTTCGACGCAAGCTGCGCATCCGTCACTATGCCCTTGGCGCACCCCTGCGCGCGCAAACCCCAGTGTTTGTGGAGATCAAGCAACGCCTCGATCGCGTCACCCAAAAGCGGCGCATCCAGTTGCCGTTTGAGACAGCCTTGCGCCTGTGCAACCAGCGCGAGCTGCCGGCTACGATGGCGGACGAGGATCGCCCGTTCCTCGAGGAGGTCTACGCCTACTTGTGGGAGTACAACCTGCGCCCGGTGAGCATTGTGCGCTATCAGCGCCAAGCCTTCATCGGGGCAGCCTATGATCTCGGCCTGCGTGTAACCTTTGATACGCAACTGAAGTATCAGGTGCATCCATTGCGCTTGGAGGATGCCGCCGGCCTGCCGCTGATCTCGCCCGACCGCTGCGTGATGGAGATCAAGGTCAACGAGCGCCTGCCTTACTGGCTGGCAGAGATGATCGCCAGCCATAACTTAAAGACCGTGCGGGTAAGTAAATACTGCCGCAGCATCGATCTGGCCCAGGCCAGTTTGCCGGCCTTCACGCAACTTTCTTTGATCGCACCCGAACGGGTGTGA
- a CDS encoding DUF4956 domain-containing protein gives MDIFNFQDLTGEFSVLDVVLVLGLSFLLSAFIGWVYKLTHRGTSYTQSFVFTLVLNGMVVALVMMIVGSNIARAFSLVGALSIIRFRNAVKETRDVGFIFFTMAVGMAIGTRFYLLAVVAALVISAVIVLMMRFNWFAREAASQILRIQVPSGLSFDKLFDALFLKYSYSSELISVDTLAEGALVELTYSIGLKQANRIEEFVAELRKLNSNNKVSLIAGYNTTDL, from the coding sequence ATGGACATTTTTAACTTTCAAGATCTAACCGGAGAATTTTCTGTATTGGATGTTGTGCTGGTGCTTGGGTTGAGCTTCTTGCTTAGCGCATTTATTGGCTGGGTCTACAAGCTCACCCATCGGGGCACGTCGTATACCCAAAGTTTCGTCTTTACGCTGGTGTTGAACGGCATGGTGGTGGCGCTGGTGATGATGATCGTTGGCTCCAACATCGCGCGGGCCTTCTCGCTGGTCGGTGCCTTGTCGATCATCCGCTTTCGGAATGCGGTCAAGGAAACGCGGGATGTGGGCTTTATCTTCTTCACCATGGCGGTCGGTATGGCGATCGGCACGCGCTTCTACCTGTTGGCGGTAGTGGCCGCGCTGGTGATCAGCGCGGTGATCGTACTGATGATGCGCTTCAACTGGTTCGCCCGTGAGGCGGCAAGCCAGATCTTGCGCATCCAGGTGCCTAGTGGCTTGTCATTTGACAAGCTGTTCGATGCGCTGTTTCTCAAATACAGCTACAGCTCAGAACTGATCAGTGTAGACACCCTGGCAGAAGGGGCCTTGGTGGAGCTTACCTACAGCATCGGCCTGAAGCAGGCCAATCGCATTGAGGAGTTTGTGGCCGAGCTGCGCAAACTCAACAGCAACAACAAAGTGTCGTTGATCGCCGGCTACAACACGACCGATTTGTAG
- a CDS encoding HAMP domain-containing protein, translating to MSIRLRITILYTLILALTLCIFGVALYTIQSQSTLDSLRRDLTNSSNRLAEAVARTTPYGGSQPPFSGQVPPLPFGEFSSEQAFQSFPEHEIARVLDTQGNLVASPFGRAGDALPLSAAGLQALQHGEAWWETGEVAGESMLIYSRPIVVGDEFMSIIQVARSLGERSQSLNSLATTVIAAGLFMVLVAFGVGWVFAGVMLAPIHRITRTAQAIGDEQDFSHRVVYQGPADEVGQLASTFNSMLARLQSAFQRVEHSLSMQRDFVADISHELRTPLTTLRGNLSLLRRNAPMPAEEREDILNDLIDENDRLIRLVNDLLLLARADAGRQLANEPLPATELLQEVARQTQVLDPQRTLTLTAPAGLQVRCDRDAFKQILIIALENAIKHSQAEVTIHAEPQGQQVEIRVQDRGPGIPPEQLPHIFGRFYRGEQAQAHSPGFGLGLAIAKTLMEKQGGQIEMQSTPGEGSTLILRFPSG from the coding sequence ATGTCGATCCGCCTGCGCATCACCATTCTGTATACGCTGATCCTGGCCCTGACCCTGTGCATTTTTGGTGTGGCGCTCTACACGATCCAATCTCAGTCCACCCTCGATTCATTGCGTCGCGATCTGACCAACAGCTCCAACCGCCTGGCAGAAGCCGTGGCGCGCACCACCCCGTATGGCGGCAGCCAGCCGCCTTTTAGCGGCCAGGTGCCGCCACTGCCTTTTGGCGAATTTTCCTCCGAGCAAGCCTTCCAAAGCTTCCCCGAGCACGAAATTGCCCGCGTGCTGGATACACAGGGCAATCTGGTGGCCAGCCCGTTCGGGCGCGCCGGAGATGCGCTGCCGCTCAGTGCAGCCGGCCTGCAAGCCTTGCAGCATGGCGAGGCATGGTGGGAAACGGGCGAAGTGGCTGGCGAGTCCATGCTCATCTATAGCCGGCCTATCGTTGTCGGGGATGAGTTTATGTCCATCATCCAGGTGGCGCGCAGCTTGGGTGAGCGCAGCCAATCACTGAACAGCCTGGCCACCACCGTCATCGCGGCGGGCTTGTTTATGGTGCTGGTGGCCTTTGGCGTGGGTTGGGTATTCGCTGGGGTGATGTTGGCGCCCATTCACCGTATCACCCGCACCGCCCAAGCGATCGGCGATGAGCAAGATTTCTCACACCGCGTCGTTTATCAGGGGCCAGCAGACGAGGTGGGCCAACTGGCCAGCACCTTTAATTCGATGCTGGCGCGCCTGCAAAGTGCTTTCCAGCGGGTAGAACATTCACTAAGCATGCAACGTGACTTTGTGGCTGATATCTCACACGAGTTGCGCACGCCGCTCACTACCCTGCGCGGCAACCTTAGCTTGCTGCGCCGCAATGCGCCGATGCCCGCGGAGGAGCGCGAGGATATCCTAAACGATCTGATTGATGAGAATGACCGCCTGATCCGCCTGGTGAACGACCTACTGCTGTTGGCCCGCGCCGACGCCGGCCGCCAGTTGGCCAACGAACCGTTGCCCGCCACCGAGCTGTTGCAAGAGGTGGCCCGCCAAACCCAAGTGCTCGACCCGCAGCGCACGCTGACCTTGACCGCCCCTGCCGGGCTACAGGTGCGTTGCGATCGTGATGCGTTCAAGCAAATCCTGATCATCGCTCTAGAGAACGCCATTAAACATTCCCAGGCCGAAGTCACTATCCACGCCGAGCCGCAGGGGCAGCAGGTTGAGATTCGCGTGCAAGACCGCGGTCCCGGCATTCCTCCCGAACAACTGCCCCATATTTTTGGGCGCTTTTATCGCGGCGAACAGGCACAAGCGCACTCGCCTGGGTTTGGGTTGGGCTTAGCCATTGCAAAGACTCTGATGGAGAAGCAGGGCGGCCAGATTGAGATGCAAAGCACCCCAGGCGAAGGCAGCACCCTCATACTACGCTTTCCCAGCGGCTAA
- a CDS encoding CotH kinase family protein codes for MKWKRNLPLVGVLLVLLAGLVFVLGRQRIIAYSSTSTPRAASAGQSEVNNQVEVFDDNLVHAVQVLMSDADYDSMITTYQETGLKEYFQADVIIDGVRINDVGIRLRGNASLRTALGGGGGEGAGFGAFTGGGPPEGMQMPEGGMPPFANGQAPEGMQGFVPPERGQAPMEGQPEQQAPQGQEMQARGPGGEMPGNFPGGMGQGREAIAEDLVKIPFMIKFDEYVDGQTYQGYAALAIRNYGTSYDEAQLQEPLSNEAAQQLGLPASQTAFTGFRINDGDAKLYVLAELINEEYLAKHFPDSQGVLYKADVGATLSYDGEEPSRYAERFTQETRVNDADMKPLIDFMRFLDQADDATFEAELPEWLDVEAFAKYLALNAVLANNDSMIGMNNNYYLYFNEDTQQMTVLLWDTNESLGKLGRNTNFDLTLAQQQGVGRMGGGSNVLLTRFIANDTFRALYEQALQAVYAVVWGSPGLAEKAQGYAELVLAANAQSALVDEERYQAAVESVLSFLEQRKLAVESSLTLDD; via the coding sequence ATGAAATGGAAACGCAATTTACCACTGGTTGGCGTGCTGCTGGTGTTGCTGGCCGGGCTGGTGTTCGTGCTGGGGCGTCAGCGCATCATTGCCTATAGCAGCACCAGTACGCCACGCGCCGCCAGTGCTGGGCAAAGCGAGGTGAACAATCAGGTGGAGGTGTTTGACGATAATCTGGTGCATGCGGTGCAGGTGTTGATGTCTGATGCCGATTACGACAGCATGATCACCACCTACCAGGAGACCGGGCTGAAGGAATACTTCCAGGCCGATGTGATCATCGATGGCGTGCGCATCAACGATGTCGGCATCCGGCTGCGCGGCAACGCTTCCCTGCGCACCGCGCTGGGTGGCGGCGGGGGCGAAGGCGCAGGGTTTGGCGCCTTCACTGGCGGCGGGCCCCCAGAGGGGATGCAAATGCCCGAAGGGGGCATGCCGCCGTTTGCTAACGGCCAGGCGCCCGAAGGGATGCAGGGGTTTGTGCCGCCCGAGCGGGGACAAGCGCCAATGGAAGGCCAGCCAGAGCAGCAAGCTCCCCAGGGCCAGGAAATGCAAGCGCGTGGGCCAGGAGGGGAGATGCCAGGCAATTTCCCCGGTGGAATGGGCCAGGGGCGTGAAGCGATCGCAGAAGACCTGGTGAAGATCCCCTTCATGATCAAGTTTGACGAATATGTGGATGGGCAGACCTATCAAGGCTACGCGGCGCTGGCCATTCGCAACTATGGCACTTCCTACGATGAAGCCCAGTTGCAAGAGCCGCTGAGCAATGAGGCGGCTCAACAGCTCGGGCTACCCGCCAGCCAGACGGCGTTCACCGGATTTCGTATCAACGATGGCGATGCCAAGTTGTATGTGCTCGCCGAACTGATCAACGAAGAGTACCTGGCCAAGCATTTCCCTGACTCCCAGGGGGTGCTCTACAAAGCAGATGTGGGCGCTACGCTGAGCTATGACGGGGAGGAGCCCAGCCGTTATGCCGAGCGCTTTACGCAGGAAACACGCGTGAATGACGCCGATATGAAGCCGCTGATCGATTTCATGCGTTTTCTGGATCAAGCCGATGATGCCACCTTCGAGGCAGAGCTGCCTGAATGGCTGGATGTGGAGGCATTTGCAAAATACCTTGCACTGAATGCGGTGCTGGCCAACAACGACTCGATGATTGGCATGAACAATAACTACTATCTGTACTTTAACGAAGACACCCAGCAAATGACTGTTTTGCTGTGGGACACCAATGAAAGCCTGGGCAAACTGGGACGCAACACCAACTTCGACCTCACCCTTGCGCAGCAACAAGGGGTGGGCCGCATGGGCGGGGGCAGCAATGTGTTGCTAACCCGGTTCATCGCCAATGACACGTTTAGGGCGTTGTACGAGCAAGCCCTGCAAGCGGTGTATGCCGTGGTATGGGGCAGCCCGGGGCTGGCGGAGAAGGCGCAAGGCTATGCGGAGCTGGTCTTGGCGGCCAACGCGCAGAGCGCTCTGGTGGATGAAGAGCGTTACCAGGCAGCCGTGGAGAGTGTGCTTAGCTTCCTGGAGCAACGTAAGTTGGCCGTTGAATCCAGCCTGACGTTAGACGACTAA
- a CDS encoding NAD-dependent epimerase/dehydratase family protein, producing the protein MAKVLVTGGAGFIGSHLVKALLQRGDSVRVLDNFSSSTRSNIPTDVELIEGKVQDPAAAAKAVADVEFVFHEAAFISVPESIENPSACWASNVDGTIAVLAAAHKAGCRGIVLASSAAVYGDSQALPLAEDAPAKCLSPYAASKYFNETLAQLYTLTYGLPVTALRYFNVFGPGQSPNSAYAAAVPKFIAALAAGQAPTVFGDGTQGRDFIFVGDVVRANLLAAEANAGGVYNVCTGQETTLLDLLAALYPLFPNAPHASHAAPRLGDVPRSLGDPQAAHAALGFRAETPLAEGLRQIVEAA; encoded by the coding sequence GTGGCCAAGGTACTGGTTACCGGCGGAGCGGGCTTCATTGGCTCGCATCTCGTCAAGGCGTTGTTGCAGCGCGGCGACAGCGTGCGCGTGCTGGATAATTTCTCCAGCAGCACCCGCAGCAACATCCCCACAGATGTAGAGCTCATCGAAGGCAAAGTACAAGACCCCGCCGCGGCGGCCAAGGCCGTTGCCGATGTGGAGTTTGTCTTTCATGAGGCGGCCTTTATCTCCGTGCCTGAATCAATAGAGAACCCAAGCGCCTGCTGGGCCAGCAATGTAGACGGCACAATCGCCGTCCTGGCCGCCGCCCATAAGGCAGGCTGCCGCGGCATAGTGCTGGCCTCCAGTGCCGCGGTCTACGGTGACAGCCAGGCCTTGCCACTGGCCGAGGATGCCCCGGCCAAGTGCCTGTCTCCTTATGCGGCTTCTAAATACTTCAATGAAACCCTAGCCCAGCTGTATACGCTGACCTATGGTTTGCCAGTGACGGCGTTGCGCTATTTCAACGTGTTTGGCCCTGGGCAGTCGCCCAACTCGGCCTATGCTGCCGCGGTGCCCAAGTTCATCGCCGCCTTGGCGGCGGGCCAAGCGCCGACCGTGTTCGGTGACGGCACGCAAGGGCGTGATTTCATCTTCGTGGGCGATGTGGTGCGCGCTAACCTGCTGGCCGCCGAGGCCAACGCGGGCGGCGTATACAACGTGTGCACCGGGCAAGAGACTACGCTGCTGGACCTGCTGGCGGCGTTGTATCCGCTGTTCCCCAATGCCCCGCACGCCAGCCACGCCGCCCCGCGCCTTGGCGATGTGCCGCGCAGCCTGGGTGACCCGCAGGCGGCCCACGCCGCATTGGGCTTCCGCGCCGAGACGCCGCTGGCCGAGGGCTTGCGCCAGATCGTGGAGGCGGCATGA
- a CDS encoding Rid family detoxifying hydrolase — MSKQTVYAPKGIKPMGPYTPAIRMGELLFISGQVGIDPESGQFVEGGVAAQAKQVLENLKGLVEAGGSSMDKVLKTTMFLTNMADFASVNEIYATYFASEPPARSTIQVAALPGGALVEIEAIVSVSSN; from the coding sequence ATGTCTAAACAAACCGTTTACGCCCCCAAAGGTATCAAGCCGATGGGCCCCTACACCCCCGCCATTCGCATGGGCGAGCTGCTCTTTATCTCCGGCCAGGTGGGCATTGACCCTGAAAGCGGCCAGTTCGTTGAGGGCGGCGTAGCCGCCCAAGCCAAGCAAGTGCTCGAGAATCTCAAAGGCCTGGTAGAGGCCGGCGGTAGCTCGATGGACAAGGTGCTGAAGACCACCATGTTCCTCACCAACATGGCCGATTTTGCTAGCGTGAATGAAATCTACGCCACCTACTTCGCCAGTGAGCCGCCCGCCCGCTCCACCATTCAGGTAGCCGCGCTGCCCGGTGGCGCCTTGGTGGAAATTGAGGCCATCGTTTCCGTGAGCAGTAACTAG
- a CDS encoding response regulator transcription factor → MSAVLIIDDDPKLLKMLQRTLTYESLTVLTATNGLEALPLVQVHKPSLIIVDWMMPKLDGLSFVQRLRAEDNKTMVLMLTARDAIEDRVEGLEGGADDYLAKPFAPSELMARVHALLRRVQAEPHNQPASYADITLDPLTREARRGDSELSLTLTEFNLLHLLLRHPRQVLERSRILSEIWGYDFGGNDNVLEIYIGYLRKKLEADGRPRVIHTVRGVGYVLREE, encoded by the coding sequence ATGTCTGCTGTGCTGATCATTGATGATGACCCCAAGCTGCTCAAGATGCTGCAGCGCACGCTGACCTATGAGAGCCTGACCGTATTGACTGCCACCAATGGATTGGAAGCCTTGCCACTGGTGCAGGTACACAAACCCAGCCTGATCATTGTGGATTGGATGATGCCCAAACTGGACGGGTTGAGCTTTGTACAGCGCCTGCGCGCCGAGGACAATAAAACCATGGTGCTCATGCTCACCGCCCGTGACGCGATCGAGGACCGCGTAGAAGGTTTGGAAGGTGGCGCCGACGACTATCTGGCCAAACCCTTCGCCCCCAGCGAACTGATGGCGCGCGTGCACGCCCTGCTGCGCCGCGTGCAGGCCGAGCCGCACAACCAACCCGCCAGCTATGCAGACATCACCCTCGACCCGCTGACCCGTGAGGCGCGCCGCGGTGACAGTGAGCTCAGCCTGACCCTGACGGAGTTCAATCTGTTGCACCTGCTGTTGCGCCACCCGCGCCAGGTGCTGGAGCGCAGCCGCATCCTGAGCGAGATATGGGGCTACGATTTCGGAGGCAATGACAATGTGCTTGAAATCTACATTGGCTACCTGCGCAAAAAGCTGGAAGCGGATGGCCGCCCGCGCGTGATCCACACCGTGCGCGGCGTGGGCTATGTTTTACGCGAGGAGTAA
- a CDS encoding glycosyltransferase family 2 protein: MTPLVSIIVPCFNEEATIGGLLEAILAQSTPAEQMEVIIADGLSTDATRERIAAFSQQHPQLAVRVVDNHARRIPHGLNLAIAAAHGRTLLRLDAHSSPDHEYVARSLQALDEGRGWNVGGVWQVRPGQPTWLAAAIAQAASHPFGVGDARYRYTTVAGAVDTVPFGSFRRELIDSIGGFDETLETNEDYEFNARIRLAGGTVWLDPAIRSVYYARPTLAALARQYWRYGYWKWRMLRRYPGTLRPRQAIPPLFVLGLLGLGALSLLWAPGVWLLGAVVVSYALLLLAAAAQKARHLRQPSLLVGMPLAMITMHLSWGSAFLWSLLTSLVNTPRTHVNGTTAI; the protein is encoded by the coding sequence ATGACACCGCTAGTCAGCATCATCGTCCCGTGCTTCAATGAAGAGGCCACCATCGGTGGCCTTCTTGAAGCCATCCTGGCGCAGAGCACGCCCGCCGAGCAGATGGAAGTGATCATCGCCGATGGCCTGTCTACGGATGCGACGCGTGAGCGCATCGCCGCTTTCAGCCAGCAGCACCCGCAGCTGGCCGTGCGCGTGGTGGACAATCACGCCCGCCGCATTCCGCACGGGCTCAACCTGGCCATTGCCGCGGCACACGGCCGCACGCTGCTGCGCCTGGATGCCCACTCCAGCCCAGACCACGAGTACGTAGCACGCAGCCTGCAAGCGCTGGATGAGGGCAGGGGCTGGAACGTGGGCGGCGTGTGGCAAGTGCGCCCCGGCCAACCTACGTGGCTGGCAGCCGCCATTGCCCAGGCGGCCAGCCACCCCTTTGGCGTGGGCGACGCGCGCTACCGCTACACCACGGTGGCCGGCGCGGTGGACACCGTGCCGTTCGGCAGCTTCCGCCGTGAGCTGATCGATAGCATTGGCGGCTTCGACGAGACCCTGGAAACCAACGAAGACTACGAGTTCAACGCCCGCATCCGCCTGGCCGGCGGCACAGTGTGGCTGGACCCGGCCATTCGCTCGGTCTACTATGCCCGCCCCACGCTGGCGGCGCTGGCACGCCAGTATTGGCGCTACGGGTACTGGAAGTGGCGCATGCTGCGCCGCTACCCGGGCACGCTGCGCCCGCGCCAGGCCATCCCGCCGCTGTTCGTGCTCGGCCTGCTCGGGCTGGGCGCCCTCAGCCTGCTATGGGCGCCCGGCGTGTGGCTGCTGGGGGCCGTGGTGGTATCATACGCACTGCTCTTACTGGCGGCTGCGGCGCAAAAAGCGCGGCACCTGCGGCAGCCCAGCCTGCTAGTTGGCATGCCCCTGGCCATGATAACCATGCACCTGAGCTGGGGCAGCGCCTTTCTGTGGAGCCTGCTGACATCGTTGGTCAATACTCCACGCACACACGTAAATGGCACAACTGCGATCTAA